A segment of the Pseudoalteromonas piscicida genome:
GCGTGCATTTAACTCTGCTAACTTTTCCTCTGTCAGGTCATTATCAAGCTGATACGACTTTTCTTTTAAACGTAGACGTTCAAGCTCATAGTTAATGTGCCCGATTTCGCTATTTTGTAGATCAAGCGCTTCGTCATTAAGGTCAACGGCGCGTTCAACAAGCTCATGTAGCCTTTCAATCGGCTGCTCAGTGACTACTTTACCGTCTTCTAAAACGCGGGCAACATAGCCATAGAAATTACCATTTTTACTACGCTCAAATACCGCTAATTCCGCTGGTGTAGACTGGCTTTTGATATCTGTTGATAATACCCAACGGAAATCAAGTTCTACATATTCACGGTTACCCGTTTTAACGAGCAACCGCTCGATTTGCTCGCTGTTGTACCCTGAAAGGTCGAATCCAGCCGCTTCAAGGCGAGATTTTGGTACCATCTCGCGGTCGTATATTTCACCAATAACGGTCTGCTTGGCAACTGAACCGTCGAGATGCATCTCAACAACTTGAGACGGCCAAAAGAAGCTCAGTCCTTTCCATGCAATCATCGCAAGTAGTCCAATTACTGAAATCAAACTAATACTGACCGCGCCACCTGTCATCCAGATCCACGGAGAACCTGACTTAAACCACTGTCTTACCATGTCATGTCACTCCAATTACATTGAGCTGTACTTTTCACGCAGCTGCTGACGAACAAACTCAGCAACGGTGTTAAATACGAAAGTAAAAATAAACAATACAAAGGCAGCTAGGAACAGGATGCGATAGTGAGAGCTGCCAACTTCAGACTCCGGCATTTCCACCGCAATGTTTGCAGCAAGCGTACGCATACCTTGGAAGATACTCCAGTCCATGATTGGCGTGTTACCAGTTGCCATTAATACAATCATGGTTTCCCCTACGGCACGGCCAAGACCCATCATTACCGCAGAGAAGATACCTGGACTTGCTGTTAGTAATACTACACGAACCAAAGTCTGCCACTGCGTGGCACCGAGTGCTAATGAGCCATTAGAAAGGTGTTTAGGTACGCTAAATACCGCATCTTCGGCAATAGAGAAGATAGTAGGAATAACCGCAAAGCCCATCGCGATACCCACTACTAGCGAGTTACGCTGGTCAAATGTTAGACCTAACTCATTGGTTAGATACTGACGCACATTACCGCCAAACAGCCAAGACTCAATACCAGCGCTCATGGCGAATGAAATCCAGCCTACAATGAGTACAACAGGGATCAGTAAGATTGAATGCCAGCCTTCAGGCACAACGTGTCTTACTTTTGCAGGTAGCTTAGTCCAGCCAAATGCTGTTGCTATCATCGCAATTGGTAATAGCACCAATAAAGCAACCACAGCGGGTAGATGCGTTTCAATTAACGGAGCTAGCCAAAGACCCGCCAAGAAGCCCAAGATAACCGTTGGTAGTGCTTCCATTATCTCGACCGTTGGTTTCACCACGCGGCGTAATTCACTCGACATGAAATAGGCAGTGTAGATTGCTGACGCTAATGCAATAGGAACAGCAAACAACATAGCGTAAAGCGCCGCTTTAATGGTACCGAATGAAATAGGCACTAATGAAAATTTCGACTCAAAGTCATCACTCGCAGAGGTTGACTGCCAAGTATAAGCAGGCTCTGGATACCCTTCGTACCAAACCTCTTGCCACAAAGCAGACCAAGTTACTTCAGGGTGCTCATTATGTAGCTCTACTACCGTTAACGTATCATCGGCAAGTAACAAGGCGGCATTAGCACGCGGCGCTACCGCAAACTTCTGAACTGCTTTATCTGTGATTTTACCTTGCCATAAGTGCGCTTCACTGGTGGTGTAATATAGACCTAATTGACCATTTTCATTGGTCGTGAAGAAAGTACGACGATAATATTCACTAAATAGTTTGACCTGTTTGCTCTTTGGTGTCTCAAAAGAGCGGATTTTAGCAAACTGGCGTCCATCATCGGTATTGACTTCAAACCACTGTGAAACCTCACCGTTGTCGTTAGCAAGCATTAACGAGTTGGCGCCCGCTAGCAGATTCATATCGACCAAGTTGGCATTTTCTTCGTTTGCAGCAAGCAATTGGAATAACTCAACTTCAGAAGCATAGCGAGAATCAAAGACGTAAACCTGATTTGCTGAGCGAACAAATGTGCGCGATGTGTCTGGAGAAATAAGTAACTCATCAACGCGACCATCAATATCTAGCTCGGTACGCTCAACCGCCCACTCAACCTCTCCAGTAAACATGTTTTCTTCTGCAACAAAAGAGGCAAAAATCACACGTTTATCCGCAGTCTGTGCAACAACAGCGGTTTTGTCTTCGAAGTGACTAAAGGCGAATTTACGAATTGCTTGCCCTTGTTCATCAACAATCAGTTGCTTCGCATTAAGTGGATAACTTAAGCGAGGGGTTAAAACACGTTGATTTCCCGGAAAGCTTACCGTAAACATCGGCTTCACGAGTTGTACCTGACCGTTATCCAGACCAAATGCATATTGCCCTAAGAAAGGCGCACTTTCTGCAAATGCTGTGACATTACCGTCAAGTTCAACATCCAATGTATCTAGTAATTTACCGGCGCTTTCACCTTTGATCTGGTAATAATCTACCGAACCTCTGCTGCCGAGTAAGTACGCAATTTCCGTTTGTTCTTCTACCCCTACACCTAAATATGTTTTGTCTTGTGTAAGCTGAATATCCATACGCTTTTCAACCTTTGCTGATTCAAAGATTGGTTGAACGACATA
Coding sequences within it:
- a CDS encoding ABC transporter permease subunit; the encoded protein is MTSNPQKPSFKTDRSRLFKDRFAQFGITSGGVMVLVALLLIFFYLLYVVQPIFESAKVEKRMDIQLTQDKTYLGVGVEEQTEIAYLLGSRGSVDYYQIKGESAGKLLDTLDVELDGNVTAFAESAPFLGQYAFGLDNGQVQLVKPMFTVSFPGNQRVLTPRLSYPLNAKQLIVDEQGQAIRKFAFSHFEDKTAVVAQTADKRVIFASFVAEENMFTGEVEWAVERTELDIDGRVDELLISPDTSRTFVRSANQVYVFDSRYASEVELFQLLAANEENANLVDMNLLAGANSLMLANDNGEVSQWFEVNTDDGRQFAKIRSFETPKSKQVKLFSEYYRRTFFTTNENGQLGLYYTTSEAHLWQGKITDKAVQKFAVAPRANAALLLADDTLTVVELHNEHPEVTWSALWQEVWYEGYPEPAYTWQSTSASDDFESKFSLVPISFGTIKAALYAMLFAVPIALASAIYTAYFMSSELRRVVKPTVEIMEALPTVILGFLAGLWLAPLIETHLPAVVALLVLLPIAMIATAFGWTKLPAKVRHVVPEGWHSILLIPVVLIVGWISFAMSAGIESWLFGGNVRQYLTNELGLTFDQRNSLVVGIAMGFAVIPTIFSIAEDAVFSVPKHLSNGSLALGATQWQTLVRVVLLTASPGIFSAVMMGLGRAVGETMIVLMATGNTPIMDWSIFQGMRTLAANIAVEMPESEVGSSHYRILFLAAFVLFIFTFVFNTVAEFVRQQLREKYSSM